From a region of the Streptomyces sp. NBC_01454 genome:
- a CDS encoding acyl-CoA dehydrogenase family protein, translating into MDFQLTEDQRALQRATRELLAKRFGPDRLRAAVGDPAPDRALWRELGAAGFFALRLPEEAGGVGLGLPEAVLVLEETGRALLPGPLVACQLLAGVVDGVASGEKIVGLCEGGREPVLWEHPAACEELILVESGTECRDGPGEGAQGRTCGVYRSAAEQVSCAPFASVDPLTPLARVTELPRTEALALDVPRLRREAALLTAAQQLGSAARTVELAVTHAGRREQFGAPVGSFQAVKHLCAQMLVRAEMARYAVYAASVTDGDLDVTGAKLLADEAAVRNARDCVQVHGGMGFTWEADVHLHLKRAWLRAECWGVAGEAEELLAADLIV; encoded by the coding sequence GTGGACTTCCAACTCACCGAGGACCAACGGGCGTTGCAGCGGGCCACCCGGGAGCTGCTGGCCAAGCGGTTCGGGCCGGACCGGCTGCGGGCCGCGGTCGGTGATCCGGCGCCGGACCGTGCGCTGTGGCGGGAGCTGGGCGCGGCCGGGTTCTTCGCGCTGCGGCTGCCGGAGGAGGCCGGCGGGGTGGGGCTCGGACTGCCGGAGGCGGTGCTGGTCCTGGAGGAGACCGGGCGGGCGCTGCTGCCCGGACCGCTGGTGGCGTGCCAGCTGCTGGCCGGGGTGGTGGACGGGGTCGCGTCCGGCGAGAAGATCGTCGGGCTGTGCGAGGGCGGGCGGGAGCCGGTGCTGTGGGAACACCCGGCCGCCTGCGAAGAGTTGATCTTGGTGGAGTCGGGCACGGAGTGCCGCGACGGCCCCGGCGAGGGCGCACAGGGGCGCACATGCGGTGTGTACCGGAGCGCGGCGGAGCAGGTGTCCTGCGCCCCCTTTGCTTCCGTCGATCCCCTCACCCCGCTCGCCCGCGTCACGGAGCTGCCGCGCACCGAAGCCCTCGCCCTGGACGTGCCGCGGCTGCGCCGCGAGGCCGCCCTGCTCACCGCGGCCCAGCAGCTGGGCAGTGCGGCCCGGACGGTCGAGCTGGCGGTCACCCACGCCGGCCGGCGCGAGCAGTTCGGTGCCCCCGTCGGCTCCTTCCAGGCGGTCAAGCATCTGTGCGCGCAGATGCTGGTACGGGCGGAAATGGCCCGGTATGCGGTCTATGCGGCATCGGTCACGGACGGTGATCTAGACGTCACCGGAGCGAAGTTGCTGGCCGACGAGGCCGCGGTGCGCAACGCACGGGACTGTGTGCAGGTCCACGGCGGGATGGGCTTCACCTGGGAGGCCGATGTCCATCTGCATCTCAAGCGGGCCTGGCTGCGGGCGGAGTGCTGGGGCGTCGCCGGCGAGGCGGAAGAACTGCTGGCCGCGGACTTGATCGTCTGA
- a CDS encoding ATP-binding protein translates to MQVLQVQLDVRPDPAEVGRARRWARSRLVGSGIGVDEPVAETLILLISELVTNAVVHTGTSAVLRMCFSGSGAVVGTVRVEVADASGRPPRQRHAEGDDTNGRGLELVDGLADRWGWQQEGAGKRIWCEVDRGQPLLMAAGADLGAFEPRRAAPRAVSQQA, encoded by the coding sequence GTGCAGGTGCTTCAGGTGCAGTTGGACGTACGACCCGACCCCGCGGAGGTGGGGCGGGCTCGGCGATGGGCCCGGTCGCGGCTCGTGGGCTCGGGTATAGGGGTCGATGAGCCGGTGGCGGAGACGCTGATCCTGCTGATCTCCGAGCTCGTCACCAATGCCGTGGTCCACACCGGCACGTCAGCCGTGCTGCGGATGTGCTTCTCCGGGTCGGGTGCCGTGGTGGGCACGGTCCGGGTCGAGGTCGCGGACGCCAGCGGCCGCCCGCCGCGCCAGCGGCACGCCGAGGGCGACGACACCAACGGCCGCGGCCTGGAGCTGGTCGACGGTCTGGCCGACCGTTGGGGATGGCAGCAGGAGGGCGCCGGCAAGCGGATCTGGTGCGAGGTGGACCGCGGCCAGCCGCTGCTGATGGCGGCGGGGGCCGATCTGGGGGCCTTCGAGCCCCGTCGCGCGGCGCCGCGCGCCGTGTCGCAGCAGGCGTAA
- a CDS encoding cyclase family protein — protein MPLPQEFHDIAARVNNWGRWGADDEIGTLNLITGRVVREAAACVRSGRRIPLALPLQQDGVQTGVIPGRVNPLHTMTAVNHEIFGPGTVATSDDAVTMGLQCATHWDGLAHVSHSGRLYNNRPAHTVTAHLGATALGIERATPIVSRGVLLDVARAHRTDRLPPGHAVTPEDLDAAEELARTTVRPGDIVLVRTGQLRHYLAGDRQAYAFPSPGLSLRTPEWFRARDVAAVANDTLTFEIFPPEIEDLWMPVHALDLVEMGMLQGQNWNLEELSAACAEERRGAFFLSATAEPFVGGTGAPVAPVAVL, from the coding sequence ATGCCCCTGCCGCAGGAGTTCCACGACATCGCCGCACGCGTGAACAACTGGGGGCGCTGGGGGGCGGACGACGAGATCGGCACCCTCAACCTGATCACCGGCCGGGTCGTACGGGAGGCCGCCGCCTGCGTCCGCAGCGGCCGCCGCATCCCGCTCGCCCTCCCGCTCCAGCAGGACGGCGTACAGACCGGCGTGATCCCCGGCCGGGTCAACCCGCTGCACACCATGACCGCCGTCAACCACGAGATTTTCGGCCCCGGCACGGTCGCGACCTCGGACGACGCGGTCACCATGGGCCTGCAGTGCGCCACCCACTGGGACGGCCTCGCCCATGTCTCGCACTCCGGGCGGCTCTACAACAACCGCCCCGCCCACACGGTCACCGCGCACCTCGGCGCCACCGCCCTCGGCATCGAGCGGGCCACGCCGATCGTCTCCCGCGGCGTCCTGCTGGACGTGGCCCGCGCCCACCGCACCGACCGGCTGCCCCCGGGCCATGCCGTCACCCCGGAGGACCTCGACGCCGCCGAGGAGCTGGCCCGCACCACGGTCCGGCCCGGCGACATCGTCCTCGTACGGACCGGGCAGCTGCGGCACTACCTCGCCGGCGACCGCCAGGCGTACGCCTTCCCGTCACCCGGCCTGTCGCTGCGCACCCCGGAATGGTTCCGGGCGCGCGATGTCGCGGCGGTCGCCAACGACACCCTGACCTTTGAGATCTTCCCGCCGGAGATCGAGGACCTGTGGATGCCGGTGCACGCCCTCGACCTGGTCGAGATGGGCATGCTGCAGGGCCAGAACTGGAATCTGGAGGAGCTGTCCGCGGCGTGCGCGGAGGAGAGGCGCGGTGCGTTCTTCCTGTCCGCGACGGCCGAGCCCTTCGTCGGCGGGACCGGCGCACCGGTCGCGCCCGTGGCGGTGCTCTGA
- a CDS encoding acyl-CoA dehydrogenase family protein, which produces MDLTCTEEEDAFRARLRRWLGEVLPTLPAKPAVADWPGRRAYDAAWQRMLYDAGYAGLHWPEDAGGQGATPTQHLIFLEETERAGAPYVGANFVGLLHAGPTVATEGTAAQRARWLPPILRGDEIWCQGFSEPDAGSDLAALRTTAVRDGDHYVISGTKLWTSHAEVADWCELLVRTDPDAPRHRGISWLAMPMDAPGVTVRPLRTLAGSAEFAELFLDEVRVPVSHRVGAENDGWRVTMVTLSFERGTAFVGEVVACRRMLGALARTARDNGRWDDAVLRRRLGRLHAEFAALWRLTQWNVSEAAAAARPRGGRPGGGGVPGTGGSVFKLRYSHARQELYDTAAEVLGAGALDADHEWVAGRLSSLSYTIAAGTSQIQRNIVAERILGLPKGR; this is translated from the coding sequence ATGGACCTCACCTGTACCGAGGAGGAGGACGCCTTCCGGGCGCGGCTGCGGCGGTGGCTCGGCGAGGTGCTGCCCACCCTCCCCGCGAAGCCCGCGGTGGCCGACTGGCCCGGCCGGCGGGCGTATGACGCGGCCTGGCAGCGGATGCTGTACGACGCCGGATACGCGGGCCTGCACTGGCCCGAGGACGCCGGCGGGCAGGGCGCCACCCCCACCCAGCACCTGATCTTCCTGGAGGAGACGGAGCGCGCCGGCGCCCCCTATGTCGGTGCGAACTTCGTCGGCCTGCTGCACGCCGGGCCGACCGTCGCCACCGAGGGCACCGCGGCGCAGCGCGCCCGCTGGCTGCCGCCGATCCTGCGCGGCGACGAGATCTGGTGCCAGGGCTTCAGCGAACCGGACGCCGGCTCCGACCTCGCCGCGCTGCGCACCACGGCGGTGCGCGACGGGGACCACTACGTCATCAGCGGCACCAAGCTGTGGACCTCGCACGCCGAGGTCGCCGACTGGTGCGAACTCCTCGTCCGCACCGACCCGGACGCGCCCCGGCACCGCGGCATCAGCTGGCTGGCGATGCCCATGGACGCCCCGGGGGTGACGGTCCGGCCGCTGCGCACCCTCGCCGGCTCGGCGGAGTTCGCCGAGCTGTTCCTCGACGAGGTCCGGGTGCCGGTCAGCCACCGGGTCGGCGCGGAGAACGACGGCTGGCGGGTGACGATGGTGACGCTGTCCTTCGAGCGTGGCACCGCCTTCGTCGGCGAGGTGGTGGCGTGCCGCCGGATGCTCGGTGCCCTCGCCCGCACGGCCCGGGACAACGGCCGCTGGGACGACGCCGTGCTGCGCCGCAGGCTGGGTCGGCTGCACGCGGAGTTCGCGGCGCTGTGGCGGCTGACCCAGTGGAATGTGAGCGAGGCGGCCGCCGCCGCCCGTCCGCGCGGCGGCCGGCCGGGAGGCGGAGGCGTCCCGGGAACCGGCGGCTCGGTCTTCAAGCTGCGCTATTCGCACGCCCGCCAGGAGCTGTACGACACGGCGGCCGAGGTGCTGGGCGCCGGTGCGCTGGACGCGGACCACGAGTGGGTGGCCGGCCGGCTCTCGTCCCTCTCGTACACCATCGCCGCCGGCACCTCGCAGATCCAGCGCAACATCGTCGCCGAGCGCATCCTCGGCCTGCCGAAGGGGCGGTGA